In Planctomycetota bacterium, a single window of DNA contains:
- a CDS encoding GNAT family N-acetyltransferase, which produces MTRTAPSRADGNHGSPRAVRVDRDLFMPAARRLVAQEGHDVEAAARRLVDSAPRHGIDLTRCFVVLDERPGPRGPLVRQACLAVPGSGRTAMFFLSEPHPRRPETPDDLGERVACLEAVCDHLEHALPERVRLAQALPEPDHAWALDAFRSASFVDVGTLAYLRAEADAPGAPSGTDQPVWPPGVRVDRLSDIGGSGTPSDRRAADEHLMRALEATYVDTLDCPELCGLRDLHDVLDSHRSTGTYDPSLWHLVWLDGRPEGALLLNRCPDQFSVELVYLGLSPALRRRGLGRRLLAMGMARVRRTHPAWAVTCAVDERNTPALRVYESLGFEVSARRCALVRRLGSSDIRAT; this is translated from the coding sequence GTGACCCGAACCGCCCCCAGCCGCGCCGACGGGAACCACGGCTCGCCCAGGGCCGTCCGGGTCGACCGTGACCTGTTCATGCCCGCGGCCCGTCGCCTGGTGGCGCAAGAGGGGCACGACGTCGAGGCGGCGGCGCGCCGGCTGGTGGATTCCGCCCCGCGCCACGGGATCGACCTTACCCGGTGTTTCGTGGTGCTGGACGAGCGCCCCGGTCCGCGCGGGCCGCTCGTGCGTCAGGCGTGCCTGGCCGTCCCCGGCTCGGGGCGCACCGCCATGTTCTTCCTGAGCGAGCCGCACCCGCGCCGCCCCGAGACGCCCGACGATCTCGGTGAACGCGTGGCGTGCCTGGAGGCGGTGTGCGATCACCTGGAGCACGCCCTGCCCGAGCGGGTCCGCCTCGCCCAGGCGCTGCCCGAGCCCGACCACGCGTGGGCCCTGGACGCCTTCCGCAGCGCGTCGTTCGTCGACGTCGGCACGCTCGCGTACTTGCGCGCCGAGGCGGACGCCCCCGGCGCCCCGTCCGGCACCGACCAGCCGGTGTGGCCGCCCGGCGTCCGCGTGGATCGGCTCAGCGACATCGGCGGGTCCGGCACGCCCAGCGACCGTCGTGCGGCCGACGAGCACCTGATGCGGGCGCTCGAAGCGACGTACGTCGACACGCTCGACTGCCCGGAGCTGTGCGGGCTGCGCGACCTGCACGACGTGCTCGACTCGCACCGCTCGACCGGCACGTACGACCCGAGCCTGTGGCATCTGGTGTGGCTCGACGGGCGTCCCGAGGGCGCCCTGCTGCTCAACCGCTGCCCGGACCAGTTCAGCGTGGAACTCGTGTACCTGGGCCTGTCGCCGGCGCTGCGGCGTCGCGGGCTGGGGCGTCGCTTGCTGGCGATGGGTATGGCTCGCGTGCGCCGGACACACCCGGCCTGGGCCGTCACCTGCGCGGTCGACGAGCGCAACACGCCCGCGCTGCGCGTGTACGAGTCGTTGGGGTTCGAGGTGAGCGCCCGGCGCTGTGCGTTGGTGCGCCGGCTCGGATCGTCTGATATCCGGGCGACTTAG
- a CDS encoding DnaA/Hda family protein yields the protein METGITHAGARTRVVEAIVGRDAGDRPARSANRPGQVRAEAITPAASAAPVLGGDGVGPILERLSREVGAAQFERYFQGQARVSLADGHLRVTVPSGFLAELLNRRFGEQIRRAANGCAQGVEFKVDRAAFEAASRAQARPVAPRATPIVRAPETSRYRFDTFLVGRSNRLAFSACQRVAEDDASVPPIFLHGSCGLGKTHLLRACASRFLERRPGATVRYTTGEQFTNEFIQAVRAGKIDSFRRVYRRVDLLCLDEVNFFSNKDATQAELLHTLDAVGIDGARLVLASDEHPKEIAKLSERLVSRFMAGAVVKLDLPDPELRSRLVRHLADRRGLALDEGAADLVAERSARSMGSLGGFGGSVREIEGLLNQIDAVARLLPELGRHDGCIGVMLVRKALGLDEANAPTPASPSPARLRRPVTAETIIGEICRELGVDLHDFMGKGRHKRVVLARSLVASISRRLTTMSFPEIARAMGRSNHSTVITAQKRLDKQVADDPGRPLTSDVAGAYAGSTLREVYEAMMRKAQA from the coding sequence GTGGAGACGGGCATCACTCACGCGGGGGCGCGAACGCGGGTTGTCGAGGCGATCGTGGGGCGGGATGCGGGCGATCGCCCCGCCCGGAGCGCGAACCGTCCCGGGCAGGTGCGGGCCGAGGCGATCACGCCCGCCGCGTCGGCCGCGCCCGTCTTGGGCGGCGACGGCGTGGGTCCGATCCTCGAGCGTCTCTCGCGCGAGGTCGGCGCGGCACAGTTCGAGCGGTACTTTCAGGGGCAGGCACGCGTCTCGCTGGCCGACGGGCACCTGCGCGTGACCGTCCCCTCGGGATTCCTCGCCGAACTGCTCAACCGCCGGTTTGGCGAGCAGATCCGCCGGGCGGCGAACGGGTGCGCGCAGGGCGTGGAGTTCAAGGTCGACCGTGCGGCGTTCGAGGCGGCGTCACGCGCGCAAGCGCGGCCTGTCGCGCCCCGCGCCACGCCGATCGTCCGCGCGCCCGAGACGAGCCGCTACCGGTTCGACACCTTCCTGGTGGGCCGCTCGAACCGGCTGGCGTTCAGCGCGTGCCAGCGCGTGGCCGAGGACGACGCGTCGGTGCCGCCGATCTTCCTGCACGGGTCGTGCGGGTTGGGCAAGACGCACCTGCTGCGCGCGTGCGCGTCGCGGTTCCTGGAGCGTCGCCCGGGCGCGACGGTGCGCTACACGACGGGCGAGCAGTTCACGAACGAGTTCATCCAGGCGGTGCGGGCGGGCAAGATCGACTCGTTCCGGCGCGTCTATCGCCGGGTCGATCTGCTGTGCCTCGACGAGGTGAACTTCTTCTCGAACAAGGACGCGACCCAGGCCGAGCTGCTCCACACGCTGGACGCCGTCGGCATCGACGGGGCGCGCCTGGTGCTGGCGAGCGACGAGCACCCCAAGGAGATCGCGAAGCTGAGCGAGCGGCTGGTCTCTCGCTTCATGGCCGGGGCGGTGGTGAAGCTCGACCTGCCCGACCCGGAACTTCGGTCCCGGCTCGTGCGTCACCTGGCGGACCGGCGCGGGCTGGCCCTGGACGAGGGCGCGGCGGACCTGGTGGCCGAGCGTTCGGCCCGCTCCATGGGCTCGCTGGGCGGGTTCGGGGGGAGCGTGCGCGAGATCGAGGGGCTGCTGAACCAGATCGACGCGGTGGCGCGCCTCCTGCCCGAACTGGGACGCCACGACGGGTGCATCGGGGTGATGCTCGTGCGCAAGGCCCTTGGGCTGGACGAGGCGAACGCGCCGACGCCGGCGTCGCCGAGCCCGGCCCGCCTCCGCCGCCCGGTGACGGCGGAGACGATCATCGGCGAGATCTGCCGCGAGCTGGGCGTGGACCTGCACGACTTCATGGGCAAGGGGCGCCACAAGCGCGTGGTGCTCGCGCGGAGCCTGGTGGCGTCGATCTCGCGCCGCCTCACGACGATGAGCTTCCCCGAGATCGCGCGGGCGATGGGGCGGAGCAACCACTCGACCGTGATCACCGCGCAGAAGCGCCTGGACAAGCAGGTGGCGGACGACCCCGGGCGCCCGCTGACGTCGGACGTGGCGGGGGCGTACGCCGGGTCGACCCTGCGCGAGGTGTACGAGGCGATGATGCGCAAGGCCCAGGCTTGA
- a CDS encoding DegT/DnrJ/EryC1/StrS family aminotransferase: MPSEIPLSRPDITDLEVQLVVRALRSGRLSIGPFVEQFEQLVATRAGCRYGVAVNSGTSGLHLALAALGVGPGDEVITTPFSFIASANSILFVGAKPKFVDICPRTLNMDPSKVRAALGARTKAILAVETFGNPAYMDQYASIGMQQEVPVVEDCCEALGAELRGRPAGHFGRVGVFGFYPNKQITTGEGGMIVTDDHRLAELCRSMRNQGRPVGFPAGPTAGGSPTGSWLRHERLGYNYRLAEINAALGVAQMKRLDEIIEKRHTVALHYIRRLGGHPSLVVPTVDPDSIMSWFVFVVRLAPSYTGEERDRIINGLRRQDIGASDYFPCIHLQPFYREQFGLREGMFPIAESVSQRTIALPFHNDLTPTEIDHVVKALEVMIQQESISRA; this comes from the coding sequence ATGCCCAGCGAAATCCCGCTTTCCCGCCCGGACATCACCGACCTCGAGGTCCAGCTCGTCGTGCGGGCCCTGCGCTCGGGGCGGCTGTCGATCGGCCCGTTCGTCGAGCAGTTCGAGCAACTGGTGGCGACGCGCGCCGGCTGCCGCTACGGCGTCGCGGTGAACTCCGGCACGTCGGGCCTGCACCTGGCCCTGGCGGCGCTGGGCGTGGGGCCGGGCGATGAGGTCATCACCACGCCCTTCTCGTTCATCGCCTCGGCCAACTCGATCCTCTTCGTCGGGGCGAAGCCCAAGTTCGTCGACATCTGCCCGCGCACGCTGAACATGGACCCGTCGAAGGTGCGGGCGGCCCTGGGCGCACGGACCAAGGCGATCCTGGCCGTCGAGACCTTCGGCAACCCGGCGTACATGGACCAGTACGCGTCCATCGGGATGCAGCAGGAGGTGCCGGTCGTCGAGGACTGCTGCGAAGCGCTGGGCGCGGAGCTGCGCGGGCGCCCCGCGGGGCACTTCGGGCGCGTCGGCGTCTTCGGGTTCTACCCGAACAAGCAGATCACCACCGGCGAGGGCGGGATGATCGTGACCGACGACCACCGCCTCGCCGAACTCTGCCGCTCGATGCGCAACCAGGGGCGGCCCGTCGGGTTCCCGGCCGGGCCGACGGCCGGGGGGTCGCCCACCGGCTCGTGGCTGCGGCACGAGCGCCTCGGGTACAACTATCGCCTCGCGGAGATCAACGCGGCCCTCGGCGTGGCGCAGATGAAACGCCTCGACGAGATCATCGAGAAGCGGCACACCGTCGCGCTCCACTACATCCGGCGGCTCGGCGGGCACCCGTCGCTGGTCGTGCCCACCGTCGATCCCGACAGCATCATGAGCTGGTTCGTCTTCGTCGTGCGCCTCGCCCCGTCGTACACGGGCGAAGAACGCGACAGGATCATCAACGGGCTGCGCCGCCAGGACATCGGGGCCAGCGACTACTTCCCCTGCATCCACCTCCAGCCCTTCTACCGCGAGCAGTTCGGGCTGCGCGAGGGGATGTTCCCCATCGCCGAAAGCGTCAGCCAGCGCACCATTGCGCTGCCGTTCCACAACGACCTGACGCCCACCGAGATCGACCACGTCGTCAAGGCGCTCGAGGTCATGATCCAGCAGGAGAGCATCTCGCGGGCATGA
- a CDS encoding tRNA (cytidine(34)-2'-O)-methyltransferase, which translates to MGRSPLFRVVLVEPEIPNNTGNIGRTCVATGCALHLIHPLGFDTSEKACRRAGLDYWPRLGVREHDSFDEFTREHPATRLWLFSTHARRLYFDADLRAGDALVFGKETRGLGPDLLARYADRTLTMPMVVGERSLNLATAVCAVVYEGVRQACARGEITIDPNGRLT; encoded by the coding sequence GTGGGACGTTCCCCCCTGTTCCGCGTGGTGCTCGTCGAGCCCGAGATCCCGAACAACACGGGCAACATCGGGCGCACCTGCGTCGCGACGGGCTGCGCCTTGCACCTGATCCACCCGCTGGGCTTCGACACGAGCGAAAAGGCCTGCCGCCGCGCGGGGCTCGACTACTGGCCCCGGCTCGGCGTGCGCGAGCACGACTCGTTCGACGAGTTCACGCGCGAGCACCCGGCGACGCGCCTCTGGCTGTTCTCGACCCACGCCCGGCGCCTGTACTTCGACGCCGACCTGCGGGCCGGCGACGCGCTGGTCTTCGGCAAGGAGACGCGGGGGCTCGGGCCCGACCTGCTCGCGCGGTACGCGGACCGCACGCTGACGATGCCGATGGTCGTGGGCGAGCGATCCCTGAACCTGGCGACGGCGGTGTGCGCGGTGGTGTACGAAGGCGTGCGGCAGGCGTGCGCGCGGGGCGAGATCACGATCGACCCGAACGGCCGCCTGACATAG
- the kdsA gene encoding 3-deoxy-8-phosphooctulonate synthase yields MTRRCTVGRVEIGPDRPLAIIGGPCVLESLELGLRIGETLREACLRLGLSYIFKASFDKANRSSIRSPRGPGLEQGLEWLGAIRERLGVPATTDVHEPAQCEPVARALELLQIPAFLCRQTDLLHAAGVAAAAHGRGVNVKKGQFLAPHEMTHPVRKLAEAGCTNVLLTERGTTFGYGRLVNDFLGMGDLLALKAEGGSPPVCFDATHSTQLPGAGETTGGRPDRAPLLARAAVAAGVHAVFLETHPQPAQAMSDASTMLPLESVPELLASLARLHAAVNAPAR; encoded by the coding sequence ATGACCAGGCGGTGCACCGTCGGACGCGTTGAGATCGGCCCGGATCGCCCGCTCGCGATCATCGGCGGCCCGTGCGTGCTCGAATCCCTCGAGTTGGGGCTGCGCATCGGCGAGACCCTCCGCGAGGCCTGCCTGCGGCTGGGCCTCTCGTACATCTTCAAGGCCTCGTTCGACAAGGCCAATCGCTCGAGCATCCGCTCGCCCCGCGGCCCGGGCCTCGAGCAGGGGCTCGAGTGGCTCGGCGCCATCCGCGAGCGTCTGGGCGTGCCCGCGACGACCGACGTGCACGAGCCCGCGCAGTGCGAGCCCGTGGCGCGGGCGCTTGAGTTGCTCCAGATCCCCGCGTTTCTCTGCCGCCAGACGGACCTGCTGCACGCCGCGGGCGTGGCCGCCGCCGCGCACGGGCGGGGCGTGAACGTCAAGAAGGGCCAGTTCCTGGCGCCGCACGAGATGACGCACCCGGTGCGCAAGCTCGCCGAGGCGGGGTGCACGAACGTGCTGCTCACCGAGCGTGGCACGACATTCGGCTACGGGCGCCTGGTGAACGACTTCCTGGGAATGGGCGATCTTCTGGCCCTCAAGGCCGAGGGCGGGAGCCCGCCCGTGTGCTTCGACGCGACGCACTCGACGCAACTCCCCGGCGCGGGCGAGACGACCGGCGGCCGCCCGGACCGGGCGCCGCTGCTGGCCCGGGCCGCGGTCGCGGCTGGCGTGCACGCGGTCTTCCTGGAGACCCACCCGCAGCCCGCCCAGGCGATGAGTGACGCGAGCACGATGCTCCCGCTCGAATCGGTGCCCGAACTTCTGGCGAGCCTCGCGCGACTGCACGCGGCGGTGAACGCCCCGGCACGCTGA